In the genome of Natronorubrum sediminis, one region contains:
- a CDS encoding APC family permease — protein sequence MATDDFKLITERVGPIAAVALLIGTAVGMSIFIVPTQMAAVAGPSIVLAILLSVVPMVLGMLLLLQLGGAIPVAGGAYVYASRLVGPYWGFLGVAVPVMSVWAYLLFAALGFAEYVPVFVELPTLLSVYLLLGAFLVFNYVGVRLAANIQIVLVCLLIAAMITFVVGGFTSFDTANFEPMFPAGEGEPYADGYAPFFLAAVTLYIPFQGFAMIIEIGEELENPAKNIPRVLAVGMALVAVLTIAVIIALVGAVPWEAIAQDGEAVDGGIAAVSEGILPGWAIAFVAIGALVAAATTTNTLYTSYSRTIMRAARDDVIPEFFAGIDDRFGTPNRALLLLGLPPLLAAPLMGPFGAILTVDVLDWLVTVTVTGIFISFMISGVALWNLPKIFPDRYKYSFYRLPMPVLKIVAVGNVVVSAVFMVFVALGAPSALVLQFGWILVMSLLYVYRIRTYGDEDEDLREKMSLLHKHESIGADSSDSSDD from the coding sequence ATGGCTACTGACGATTTCAAACTGATTACGGAACGGGTGGGACCAATTGCAGCAGTGGCACTTCTCATTGGGACGGCAGTTGGAATGAGTATCTTCATCGTCCCGACACAGATGGCCGCCGTCGCTGGACCCAGTATCGTCCTGGCGATCTTACTCTCGGTAGTGCCGATGGTACTGGGAATGTTGTTGTTGTTACAACTCGGTGGTGCAATCCCAGTCGCCGGTGGCGCGTACGTCTACGCCTCGAGGCTTGTCGGGCCGTACTGGGGATTCCTTGGGGTTGCAGTTCCGGTGATGTCGGTGTGGGCGTACCTGTTGTTCGCGGCACTTGGCTTCGCCGAGTACGTCCCGGTTTTCGTCGAGTTACCGACGTTGCTGTCCGTCTACCTCCTACTCGGAGCGTTTCTGGTGTTTAACTACGTCGGCGTTCGTCTCGCCGCGAACATCCAGATCGTCCTCGTCTGTCTGTTGATCGCGGCGATGATCACGTTCGTCGTCGGCGGCTTCACGTCCTTCGATACCGCGAACTTCGAACCGATGTTCCCCGCCGGTGAAGGCGAACCGTACGCCGACGGATACGCTCCCTTCTTCCTGGCAGCCGTGACGCTGTATATTCCGTTCCAGGGCTTCGCGATGATCATCGAGATCGGCGAAGAACTCGAGAACCCGGCGAAGAACATCCCGCGCGTCCTCGCAGTCGGGATGGCACTCGTGGCAGTGTTGACGATTGCCGTCATCATCGCCCTGGTCGGTGCCGTACCGTGGGAGGCGATCGCTCAAGACGGTGAGGCCGTCGATGGTGGTATCGCGGCCGTCAGTGAAGGCATCTTACCTGGCTGGGCGATCGCGTTCGTCGCTATCGGCGCGCTCGTTGCGGCCGCGACGACGACCAACACGCTGTACACGTCCTATTCGCGGACGATCATGCGCGCGGCCCGTGACGACGTTATCCCCGAGTTCTTCGCCGGGATCGACGATCGGTTCGGAACGCCAAACCGTGCACTGTTGTTACTCGGGCTCCCTCCGTTACTCGCCGCCCCCCTTATGGGCCCCTTCGGAGCAATTCTCACCGTCGACGTGTTGGACTGGCTCGTGACCGTCACGGTCACCGGGATCTTCATCAGCTTCATGATTAGCGGAGTCGCGCTGTGGAATCTCCCGAAAATATTCCCGGATCGGTACAAGTACTCGTTCTACCGACTCCCGATGCCGGTGCTCAAAATCGTCGCCGTCGGCAACGTCGTCGTCTCGGCGGTGTTCATGGTGTTCGTCGCACTGGGCGCACCGTCGGCACTGGTGCTCCAGTTCGGCTGGATTCTGGTAATGTCGTTGTTGTACGTCTACCGAATTCGGACGTACGGCGACGAGGACGAAGATCTCCGCGAAAAGATGTCACTCCTGCACAAACACGAGTCGATCGGTGCCGACTCGAGCGACTCGAGCGACGACTGA
- a CDS encoding bifunctional methylenetetrahydrofolate dehydrogenase/methenyltetrahydrofolate cyclohydrolase → MTEIIDGNAVASEIRDGLTDAIETLADVGARPGLATVLMGDDPASQTYVNMKQRDCEEVGIEGHHVDVAGDAPADELYETIDDLNDNPDVHGYLVQDPVPDHIDYREVIRRIDPAKDVDGFHPENVGRLVAGNARFRPCTPHGVQKILEAYDIDTEGADVTIVGRSRIVGKPLANLLIQKAEDGNATVTVCHSRTDDLGEKTRNADIVVAAVGVPELIDGSMIGDNAVVIDVGVNRVEADTEKGYELVGDVDFESANERASAITPVPGGVGPMTRAMLLYNTVKAASLQEEIDVSLP, encoded by the coding sequence ATGACTGAGATCATCGACGGCAACGCTGTCGCGAGCGAGATCCGAGACGGGTTGACAGACGCGATCGAGACGCTAGCCGACGTGGGTGCGCGACCTGGGCTGGCGACCGTCCTGATGGGCGACGATCCCGCTAGCCAGACCTACGTGAACATGAAACAACGCGACTGCGAGGAGGTCGGCATCGAGGGCCACCACGTAGACGTCGCCGGAGATGCGCCTGCAGACGAACTATACGAGACGATCGACGACCTGAACGACAACCCGGATGTCCACGGCTACCTCGTCCAGGATCCTGTCCCGGATCATATCGACTACCGAGAGGTCATTCGCCGAATCGATCCCGCTAAAGACGTCGACGGCTTTCATCCCGAGAACGTCGGCCGGCTAGTCGCTGGTAACGCCCGCTTTCGCCCCTGTACTCCCCACGGAGTCCAGAAGATTCTCGAGGCTTACGACATCGATACAGAAGGGGCGGACGTGACGATCGTCGGCCGCTCGCGAATCGTCGGCAAGCCGCTCGCGAACCTCTTGATTCAGAAGGCTGAGGACGGCAACGCAACGGTGACGGTCTGTCACTCCCGAACCGACGACCTCGGCGAGAAGACCCGCAATGCGGATATCGTCGTCGCCGCCGTCGGCGTTCCCGAACTGATCGACGGGTCGATGATCGGCGACAACGCCGTCGTCATCGACGTCGGTGTCAATCGCGTCGAGGCAGATACCGAGAAGGGATACGAACTCGTCGGTGACGTCGACTTCGAGAGCGCCAACGAACGCGCCAGCGCGATCACGCCCGTCCCCGGCGGTGTCGGTCCGATGACGCGCGCGATGTTACTATATAATACGGTTAAAGCGGCGAGCCTCCAAGAAGAGATCGACGTGTCGCTTCCCTGA
- a CDS encoding DUF7117 family protein: protein MKVRGERECTDCGTRWSYYETGEIDCPSCGSLHSVGVNERAEHTDLEVTFDLTGVRNDLDEHSSDDVADRASEECREYVRRRGFIDGGSLRDLDDTYLAASELRHVSDTISRAPRLEEREELYFLSLLRDADQGERPPAAEIPPSLRSARGLAYATAVDEYRRDVRTWIDDDTLTSTERATLETLDDHVTRVRMLDGDVAPERADQLVDATRDLASGLRGDEQAVVRAQDRLETLEFDDAV, encoded by the coding sequence ATGAAAGTACGGGGCGAGCGCGAGTGCACTGACTGTGGAACCCGGTGGTCGTACTACGAAACCGGCGAGATCGATTGTCCATCGTGTGGGAGTCTCCACAGCGTCGGCGTAAACGAACGCGCCGAACACACCGACCTCGAGGTAACGTTCGACCTCACGGGAGTCCGAAACGACCTCGACGAACACTCGAGTGACGACGTCGCAGACCGGGCGAGCGAGGAGTGTCGCGAATACGTTCGTCGACGCGGCTTCATCGACGGCGGATCGTTGCGTGATCTGGACGACACGTATCTGGCCGCATCCGAGTTACGCCACGTCTCTGACACCATCTCTCGAGCCCCCCGCCTCGAGGAACGCGAGGAACTGTACTTCCTCTCCTTACTTCGCGACGCCGATCAGGGTGAACGCCCACCGGCAGCCGAAATTCCGCCGTCGCTTCGCAGCGCTCGCGGACTCGCCTACGCGACCGCCGTCGACGAATACCGTCGAGACGTTCGAACCTGGATCGACGACGATACCCTCACGAGTACCGAACGAGCCACCCTCGAGACGCTCGACGATCACGTCACACGTGTCCGGATGCTCGATGGCGACGTTGCACCGGAACGAGCAGATCAACTGGTTGACGCCACACGCGACCTCGCGAGCGGACTCCGTGGGGACGAACAGGCCGTCGTACGGGCGCAGGATCGACTCGAGACACTCGAGTTCGACGACGCCGTCTAG